A window of Plantibacter sp. PA-3-X8 genomic DNA:
CAGAACGGCGTCGAGCAACGCGAGATGGTGGAGCCACTCGTCCGAGCGGGAACGGTCGTCCCCGCGGTCGTGTGGTTCCCTGCCACCCGCGAGCCCGGCGGCCCGGTCACCCTGCTGAGCCCGCCGCGCCTGTCCCTGCCGGAGGAACCGGGTGCCGCCGTGGTGGCGGACGTGCTGCGCGGCTCCCGCTGCACCGTCGAGGTCTCGACCGACTTCACGACCCTCGCCTGGCGGAAGCTGCTGCAGAACGCCACCGCCGGACTCATGGCGTTGACCGGACGCCGATCCGGCATGTACCGGCGCGACGACATCGGCAACTTGATGCTCGGCTACCTCGAGGAGTGCGCGGCCGTCGCGCGCGCGGAGGGTGCGCGGTTGACCGACGACGAACCTCGACGGCTCCTCGACCAGTTCCGAGCCGCCCCGGTCGACCGCGGGACGTCGATCCTCGCCGACCGCGAACAGGGGCAACCGCTCGAATGGGATGTCCGCAACGCGGTGATCCAACGGCGGGGGAGCGTGCACGGCATCCCCACGCCGATCAGCGACGTCATCGTGCCCCTGCTCGCCGCGGCGAGCGATGGACCCGGCTGAACCGCCGGCGGTGGTGGGATCGAGCGCTTCGATAAGGTCGAAAGCATGCTTCGTCTGATCGCCTTCGCGGCTCTCGGTGCTCTGCTCGGCGGCGTCATCGTGATCACCGTCGGTCCGCCCGACGTCGGGTACGCAGTCGCCGGTGTCGCACTCCCCGTCTTCATCATGACCTCAGTGCTCACGCTCGTGGCCCGGTCGGTGGGTAACGCCGTCGGTGCTTCGCCTCAGGCCGTCCAGCAGGCCAAGGACGCTCGTCGGCTCGGGGTCGCCCGCGTCGATGCGCTCCGTCAGACCGGCACCCAGATCAACGACCAGCCGCTGTGCGAACTCGACCTGACCGTCCAGCCGCTTCACGGAGCGGCGTTCGCGAGCACGATGCGCACCGTCGTCCCGCTGACCGCCATCCCGATGTTCCAGCCGGGCACCGAGCGCGATGTCGCGATCCTGCTCGACGGCGGCCCCGAGGTCGCCTTCATCGACGCCGGCGAGCTCGCTCCGGCGGAGCGTTCACGGTTGCGCGTGCCGGCTCGCGCGTCCGTCCCGTTCCTCCCCGTCGAGCCGCACCGGCGCATCGTCGACGGACGGCGACGCGGACCGTTGCTCGGCGTCGGCCGGGCCGGTCGTCCCGGCCGCTTCGCCCTGTTCGCGATCGTCGCCATCGCGGCAGCGGCCATCGTGGTCGTGCCGTACCACCAGTCCGTCGCACAGGCGATCGCTGCCCTCGAGGACGGACGCCTCCGACCCGACCTCCGTCGCCCGGGGGCGCTCGCGGAGGCGCAGCGCGCGCTCCAGGAAGCGATCGGTCATGACCGTGTGGTGTCGATCACGGTCGCCGCCGATTTCGTCATCGTCCAGGCGCCGCTCACCGTGGGGGACACGAAGACCGACCGGTGGGAGTACCGGTATGGCCAGGTCACCAACGACGGCGCGGCGAGCATCCAACCCGAATCGGCGGCCGAGCAGTTCTCCTGGTCGGACGTCGCGCTCGACCGCGTCTGGGCGTTGATGCAGGACGGCGCAGAGCAGGTCGGCCTGCCCGTGGGTGACGCGCTCGCATACGTCGTCCGGTCGACCGACACCGACGTCGACAGCCCCACGTTCGCCCGTTCGGCCGGACCGCCGCAGATCACCTTCAGTGTCGGGGACGACTACGGTTCCACCTCGTTCGTCGCCGATGCGGACGGCTCGGGCCTCACCGCGCGGTGAGCGGCATACTGTCCTCATGAACGGTGCACCGCAGTCCTTCCCGCCACTCGTCGTCGGCTCCGACTCGGTGCGTACGGAGCGGGTGACCCGCCCGGCGTTCGTCTTCACCCTGATCGGAGCGGCACTGATCCCGGTGCTCGGGATGCTCCTCGCCGTGCTGACCACGACGTCCGGCGGATTCGCCCTCGGCATGCTGTCCGGACTGTCCTTCAGCGTCATCTCCTGGCTCATGCTGTTCGCGGTGGTGCAGTTCGCGACGGTCCGTGGAGCGCAGTCAGTGGCTCGTACGGTACTGACGCTCGACGCCGACGGCCTTCGTGGGAGCATCCCGCAAGGAGAGGTCTTCCTCCCGTGGGGAGCGATCGAGCGCATCTCGGTACGCTCACGCGGCAAGTGGCGGATCCTGACCTTCCACCTCGTCCCCGGTCTGACCGCGCAGTCTCCGGGCGTCTCGACGACCCTCCCGCCGAGGTCCTTCGCCGCGCTCGGCAAGCTCGGTTTCCAGGTCGGCGAAGTGGCGATCGACACACCCGTCGACACCGTCCTCGCCGCGACGAACGC
This region includes:
- a CDS encoding oxidoreductase; this encodes MTPGGPDRIAVIGPGAIGTVVAAALHEQGRTPFIAGRSKRPELQLQVDDETVTVPGPVYTDPAESPGTADLVFLAVKATQTAAAADWLAALCGPETVVCVLQNGVEQREMVEPLVRAGTVVPAVVWFPATREPGGPVTLLSPPRLSLPEEPGAAVVADVLRGSRCTVEVSTDFTTLAWRKLLQNATAGLMALTGRRSGMYRRDDIGNLMLGYLEECAAVARAEGARLTDDEPRRLLDQFRAAPVDRGTSILADREQGQPLEWDVRNAVIQRRGSVHGIPTPISDVIVPLLAAASDGPG